In Brachypodium distachyon strain Bd21 chromosome 2, Brachypodium_distachyon_v3.0, whole genome shotgun sequence, one genomic interval encodes:
- the LOC100827564 gene encoding ras-related protein Rab7, producing the protein MASRRRMLLKVIILGDSGVGKTSLMNQYVNNKFSNQYKATIGADFLTKEVQIDDRLFTLQIWDTAGQERFQSLGVAFYRGADCCVLVYDVNVTKSFEKLNSWREEFLIQASPSDPENFPFVLLGNKIDVDGGNSRTVSEKKAKAWCASKGNIPYFETSAKEGFNVEAAFECIARNAVKNEPEEDIYLPDTIDVGGAGRQQRSSGCEC; encoded by the exons ATGGCGTCGCGCAGGCGAATGCTCCTCAAGGTCATCATCCTCGGCGACAGCGG TGTCGGGAAGacgtcactgatgaacca GTACGTGAACAACAAGTTCAGCAACCAGTATAAGGCGACGATCGGCGCGGATTTCCTGACCAAGGAGGTGCAGATCGACGATCGGCTCTTCACATTGCAG ATATGGGATACGGCTGGACAGGAGCGTTTTCAGAGTCTTGGTGTGGCATTTTATCGGGGAGCTGACTGTTGTGTTCTTGTATATGATGTGAATGTTACCAAGTCATTTGAAAAACTCAACAGTTGGCGTGAGGAATTCCTAATTCAA GCTAGCCCATCAGATCCAGAGAATTTCCCTTTTGTTTTACTTGGAAATAAGATTGATGTCGATGGTGGTAACAGCCGGACT GTTTCTGAGAAGAAGGCTAAAGCCTGGTGTGCTTCCAAGGGAAACATTCCGTATTTCGAGACATCTGCTAAAGAAGGCTTCAATGTGGAAGCAGCTTTTGAGTGTATAGCAAGGAATGCTGTCAAGAATGAACCTGAAGAAGATAT ATATCTTCCTGATACAATTGACGTGGGGGGTGCTGGAAGGCAACAACGCTCGTCAGGCTGTGAATGCTAG
- the LOC100821694 gene encoding proline-rich receptor-like protein kinase PERK1 → MSSPSPPAAPGPASPPSNRTAPAASAPPPANSTSPSPPAAVPPPATPSAPPPSSSGTPATPSVPPPATPGTTPPAAPSPPSTTPSPPSDRFTPPAPATPQSPSNNGMTTPVVVGIAVGGLIALLLASLLCFCLLKKKRRHHPHHPPPPPPHHLHYYGHPPPPPPPPPVFKGDQYGGGYQNWQHNAPPPPPDHVVKMHPNPSPKPTPPPLNVNSSGSASNYSGGGENRPLQSPLANALSFSRSTFTYEELAAATDGFSDANLLGQGGFGFVHKGVLNGTEVAIKQLRDGSGQGEREFQAEVEIISRVHHKHLVTLVGYCISEDKRLLVYEFVPNNTMEFHLHGRRGPTMDWPARLRIALGSAKGLAYLHEDCHPKIIHRDIKASNILLDFRFEAKVADFGLAKLTSDNNTHVSTRVMGTFGYLAPEYASSGKLTEKSDVFSFGVMLLELITGRRPVSSKQAHMDDSLVDWARPLMTRASEDGNYDSLVDPHLGTEFNENEMERMIACAAACVRHSARRRPRMSQVVRALEGDVSLDDLHEGVRPGHSRFMGSHTSSEYDTGQYNEDLKKFRKMALGNSGLQSSQLTPSSEHGQNHSGGSSDSHHQTQEIEMGAEKRDNGGGVHGGGESQASMR, encoded by the exons atgtcgtcgccgtcgccgcccgccgcgccggggCCGGCTTCGCCGCCGAGCAACCGCACGGCGCCCGcggcctccgcgccgcccccggccAACTCCacctccccgtcgccgccggccgccgtgccaccgccggcgacgccctccgcgccgcccccgtcgtCTTCGGGCACTCCCGCGACCCCTTCCGTCCCGCCCCCCGCGACGCCGGGCACGACGCcccccgccgcgccctccCCCCCGTCGACcacgccgtctccgccgtccgATAGATTcacgccgccggccccggccACGCCGCAGTCGCCCAGCAACAACGGGATGACGACGCCCGTGGTGGTGGGGATCGCCGTCGGCGGGCTGATTGCGCTGCTGCTCGCcagcctcctctgcttctgcttgctcaagaagaagaggcgcCACCACCCGCAccacccgccgcctccgccgccccaccACCTGCACTACTAcggccacccgccgccgccgccacccccgccgccaGTGTTCAAAG GTGATCAATATGGTGGGGGGTACCAAAATTGGCAGCATAAtgctcctccaccaccacctgatCACGTGGTGAAGATGCATCCAAATCCTTCCCCCAAACCGACTCCTCCCCCACTTAATGTAAACAGTAGTGGTTCTGCTTCAAATTATTCGGGTGGTGGTGAGAACCGACCTCTGCAATCGCCGCTTGCCAACGCTCTCAGCTTTTCAAGATCCACCTTTACCTACGAAGAGTTGGCGGCAGCAACCGATGGATTCTCTGATGCTAATCTTCTTGGACAAGGTGGTTTTGGATTTGTCCACAAAGGAGTGCTGAATGGCACTGAAGTTGCAATCAAACAATTGAGAGACGGAAGTGGCCAGGGAGAGCGTGAATTCCAGGCAGAAGTTGAGATTATCAGCCGAGTACATCACAAACATCTTGTAACACTGGTTGGGTATTGCATTTCTGAAGACAAGCGGTTGCTTGTCTATGAGTTTGTTCCGAACAACACAATGGAATTCCACTTACATG GAAGGCGCGGACCAACCATGGATTGGCCTGCAAGACTACGGATTGCTTTGGGTTCTGCAAAGGGATTGGCGTATCTTCATGAAGACT GCCATCCTAAGATTATTCATCGTGACATAAAGGCATCAAATATTCTTCTAGATTTCAGATTTGAAGCTAAG GTGGCAGATTTTGGACTAGCAAAGCTAACCTCTGACAATAACACTCATGTTTCTACCAGAGTAATGGGCACATTTGG GTACCTTGCACCAGAGTATGCTTCTTCCGGCAAGCTCACTGAGAAATCagatgttttttcttttggagtaATGCTTCTTGAGCTAATAACTGGGCGCCGTCCTGTTAGTTCAAAACAAGCGCATATGGATGACAGCTTGGTTGATTGG GCAAGGCCTTTAATGACACGAGCATCTGAGGATGGCAACTATGATTCTTTAGTGGATCCTCATCTAGGAACAGAGTTCAATGAAAACGAGATGGAAAGGATGATAGCCTGCGCAGCTGCTTGTGTACGCCATTCTGCACGGCGACGTCCACGCATGAGCCAG GTTGTTCGGGCCTTGGAAGGCGACGTATCTCTGGATGATCTGCACGAAGGTGTTCGACCTGGCCACAGTCGGTTTATGGGATCACACACCAGCTCCGAGTACGACACCGGACAGTACAATGAAGACCTGAAGAAGTTCAGGAAGATGGCACTTGGGAACAGTGGCCTCCAGAGCAGCCAGCTGACGCCATCCAGCGAGCACGGCCAGAACCATTCTGGCGGGAGCAGTGATAGCCATCATCAAACGCAGGAGATAGAGATGGGGGCCGAGAAAAGAGACAACGGAGGTGGTGTCCACGGTGGTGGGGAGAGCCAAGCTTCCATGAGATGA